A single Lynx canadensis isolate LIC74 chromosome D2, mLynCan4.pri.v2, whole genome shotgun sequence DNA region contains:
- the PPP1R3C gene encoding protein phosphatase 1 regulatory subunit 3C, with protein MSCTRMIQVLDPRPLTSSVMPVDVAMRLCLAHSPPLKSFLGPYDDLQRRNFVNKLKPLKPCLNIKQEAKSQNEWKRSHEQAKKRVVFADSKGLSLTAIHVFSDLPEEPEWDLQFDLLDLNDISSGLKLHEEKNLILDFPQPSTDYLSFRNHFQKNFVCLENCSLQERTVAGTVKVKNMSFEKKVQIRITFDTWKSYTDVDCVYMKNVYGGSDSDTFSFAIDLPSIIPTEEKIEFCISYHANGQVFWDNNEGQNYRIVHVQWKPDGVQTQMAPQDCAFHQVPPKTESESSIFGSPRLASGLFPEWQSWGRMENLASYR; from the exons ATGAGCTGCACCAG AATGATCCAGGTTTTAGATCCACGGCCTTTGACAAGTTCAGTCATGCCAGTGGATGTGGCCATGAGGCTCTGCTTGGCTCATTCGCCACCCCTGAAGAGTTTCCTGGGCCCTTATGATGACCTCCAGAGAAGAAATTTTGTGAACAAATTAAAGCCTCTGAAACCGTGTCTCAATATAAAACAGGAAGCCAAATCACAGAATGAGTGGAAGCGTTCACACGAGCAAGCCAAGAAGCGGGTTGTGTTTGCTGATTCCAAGGGGCTCTCTCTCACCGCCATCCACGTCTTCTCGGACCTCCCAGAGGAACCAGAGTGGGATCTTCAGTTTGATCTCTTGGACCTTAATGATATCTCCTCTGGCTTAAAACTCCATGAGGAGAAGAACTTGATTTTAGATTTCCCCCAGCCTTCAACGGATTACTTAAGTTTTCGGAACCACTTTCAGAAGAATTTTGTCTGTCTGGAGAACTGCTCTTTGCAAGAGCGAACAGTGGCTGGAACTGTGAAAGTGAAAAACATGAGCTTTGAGAAGAAGGTTCAGATTCGTATCACTTTTGATACCTGGAAGAGCTACACTGATGTGGACTGTGTCTACATGAAAAATGTGTATGGTGGCTCAGATAGTGACACCTTCTCATTTGCCATTGACTTACCCTCCATCATTCCAACTGAGGAGAAAATTGAGTTCTGCATTTCTTACCATGCTAATGGGCAGGTCTTCTGGGACAACAACGAGGGTCAGAATTACAGAATTGTCCATGTGCAATGGAAACCTGACGGAGTGCAGACACAGATGGCACCTCAGGACTGTGCAttccaccaggtgccccccaagacTGAGTCCGAGTCATCCATTTTTGGCAGTCCGAGGCTGGCCAGTGGGCTCTTCCCAgaatggcagagctgggggagAATGGAGAACTTGGCCTCTTACCGATGA